The Rutidosis leptorrhynchoides isolate AG116_Rl617_1_P2 unplaced genomic scaffold, CSIRO_AGI_Rlap_v1 contig87, whole genome shotgun sequence genomic sequence ATAGCCATAAATTAAACGTGGAAGAAGTCCGATTTTCTATTTATATATAGGTTCCATTAGAATGGATGCGAATTACTAATCGGGACTCGGGACCAGTACCACCAACCAACTAATTTGGCATGGAGCTAATTTTTACCATCATTCAATCATGAATTAGGTATTTAGGTTACTTCACTGATTGCTAATCAACTTTAACTTGCCTAGTGAGGCTCAGGcgagatagttttttttttttttttttttcagggtgAAAGTGTGCTTTCCATTGCAATGAGAAATAATCAAtaacaaaaacaaataaaaaataatTCGCAAAGGTagacatcaccatcatcattttcGAAAGTTGCAAGCAATGGAGTTTGAAGGAAGAGGATATGGCACCCTCTTCCAATAAATTGCAAAATATCTGTCACTTCTTTCataaattggattttttttttaaaaaaattcattATATATCAAGATTAAAAATCGAATACAAGGAGCGAGTCAATAAACTCATCGTATTAATCTTAAAATTTAGCGATCTAAAACATTACAAAAATTATTTAAGGTATCAATTTCGAAATTCAAAAGCAACAAAAAATTTGTAGTCAATTCGATTTATTAAGGTCTACATATTTTCGAACAATAAATTTTTCGCATTTTCATTTCAAAGTCCTAAACTTAAGATCAATTTAAATGAATATCGATGAATTAATACTTttcgttttgaaaaaaaaaaatgaggATCCCCAAAgcagtatatataaaaaaaagtcgGATGTCATGTTTACATATGGAAGAGAAAAATGAGAGCCAAAGTGCGTGGGACCAGCTTTAGGTGACTTTGTGAAAGCTATAGTGAATTATGTGATAACATCAATAGCACATGGTTGGTGAGATAGCTTTACTTATAAAAAGTCTCTCCACCACTTTGCTCTCAGACAGACAAATCATTCTTTCTTTCCCACCAAAACTTTCCCACCAAACAAACAAAAAAAGGAAAATGGGTTCAACAACTACAGGCGAAACTCAGATGACACCAAGCCAAGTCTCCGACGAAGAAGCTAATCTCTTCGCCATGCAATTAGCAAGTGCCTCTGTCTTACCTATGGTCCTCAAATCAGCCATTGAGCTTGATTTGCTAGAGATCATGGCCAAGGCTGGTCCTGGCGCGTTTCTCTCACCTTCCGACATCGCGTCTCATCTTCCTACTACCAATCCTGACGCTCCGATCATGCTCGATCGGATGTTGCGATTACTTGCAAGCTACTCTGTACTTACATGCTCACTCAAGGATTTACCTGATGGCAAAGTTGAGAGATTGTACGGTCTTGCTCCTGTTTGCAAATTTCTTACCAAAAATGAAGATGGTGTCTCAATTTCTGCTCTTAATCTCATGAATCAAGATAAAGTTCTCATGGAAAGCTGGTAATTAACCTTTTTCTCTTCTCAATATTTGGACCAATATCGGAGTTTTTGAAAATCAAGGACTAGTAATTATAGTATTGCAAAAATACAAGGACTGATTTATGTATTATCAATTGATGACATAGGTTGGGTTTGGCCCCATCAAGAATTGCCTGATTGTGGGTTTAGTTCATGTCGTAATCATTTGTTTACCTAATACCTACCAAGCGTCGACTGTAGgtcgttttcatttatgacttttgTCACAAGCAATATTTTTGGAAAATTAGTAAAAAGGTCCTCATACTTTCTTGGTCGGTTGGTCGATAGTAATAATTAACTTTGTTCGGGTCATAGAAAAGCTAGAGTATTTACTTTCCTAGTTCTCTAAATAAAAAATTTTCCTATTCTATTTTATTGAAAGTGAATAGAATGATCAAGAATTTATGTTGATAATCATGATATATGATAGGTACTATTTGAAAGATGCTGTGCTCGAAGGAGGAATTCCATTTAACAAAGCTCATGGGATGACATCATTTGATTACCATGGCAAAGATCTTAGATTCAACAAGGTTTTCAACAAGGGAATGTCTGATCACTCTACAATCACCATGAAGAAAATCCTGGAGAGCTACAAAGGATTCGAGGGCCTCACATCGGTAGTTGACGTTGGAGGTGGGACTGGAGCTGTTCTTAGCATGATCATCTCTAAATACCCTTCAACTAAGGGTATCAATTTCGATTTGCCTCATGTTATTGAAGATGCTCCATCTCTTCCCGGTAATATTTTATTTCAATTTATTGTTTACATACTCTTGATTAATGGGGAAGTCGAATTTTGGTTAAGACACCACTATTAATTTGTTGCAGGCGTGGACCATGTTGGAGGAGACATGTTTGTCAGTGTTCCAAAAGGTGATGCCGTGTTCATGAAGGTAACTTCACAATCTTATAATTCACCTGTTTAGTTGAGTGATTCGCATTTCCACTAGAAGTGAATATGTTGAAAACGTTTATACAGTGGATCTGTCATGATTGGAGCGACGAGCATTGCTTGAAGTTTTTGAAGAACTGCTATGATGCACTACCAGAAAATGGGAAAGTGATTGTTGCTGAATGCATTCTTCCAGTATACCCAGACACAAGCCTAGCGACGAAAGGTGTTGTACACATAGACGTGATCATGTTGGCACATAACCCAGGTGGGAAAGAACGAACCCAGAAAGAATTCGAGGCCTTGGCCAAGGGTGCTGGATTCCAAGGCTTCCAAGTCAAGTGTTGTGCTTTCAATACATATGTCATGGAATTTCTCAAGAAggcctaattaattaaacctacaTGGATGGTTTTTCAGAGCATACTTATACTTTCTGCCTATAGTTTGTTGGGTTTAATAAAAAGTGGATCTGTTGGTTTTGTTTCTTAATGATGTCTCATGCATTTTGGTCAGATACGTGATGAAAATAAGTTTCGAGTTAAAATTGGACCAATTGGTGACAGAACTTGTAATAAAAACTTGTTTCTATTTGTCGTCAAGGCCCAAATGCTGGACGAAATAAAGGACCTAATAGAATGAAAGTGTAGTTTTTGGGATCCTGTTGAAAACCTATACAAAAGTACCTGGAGTGTCATtatctcaataaaataaataaacattCCTACATTTCTTAGAAAAATGAAAGAAATGTGCGGTGGAAAAATCCTGCTTGTAGTCTATATATATATGTCCGTGATATACTTTGTAAATTGAGTACCTCTTCTAACCGTATACGATCGAGCAGTTAACTATCATATTATTAGGCGTCGCAGAGGTTATCATTTTCAATAGGAGGGGATCCTATGTTCGCCTGCCGAAGAAATTGTCCTTTAACTCTTGGACGTTGCTCTGCAAGTTTCTTCCTGCTCTCGTAGCGAATTTGagaagaagagaaaaaaataaaCTAATTAGCAATTCAGCATGATATATTATTGAATGTGTTTCCACAGAGACATATAAAATATGTACCTTCTTTCCGTGTCATCTATCTTTCCGCTTCATATGAAATTTTTTTAGAGCTGCCTCTCTCAGGATTGATCGAAGACCGTTTCCACTGGAACTGAAACAACTCTCTTCAGTCTCGTTCCCATTACTTCCAGAGGCGCTTCCATTGCCCAAATGACTTAAACCACCATTGCCCGAACTACTGGTTGTACTTCGATCAGTGGTACAAGATACTTGTCCTCGATCATTTGCCTCTTCCAATACGTGATAGTGGTTTTTATTAGATTGACGAAAGTGATCGTATGAATTGTTGAACCTTACACTCTTCACTTGAACTGGAACTACTCTTTGTTTCATGGATGAAGTTGCAACCACAGACTGATTTGATATGCCGATTCCAAAAGAGAGACCACTTTTAGCACTAATCGTTCGATCACGAGCATCAGACTTGGTGTCACCCACAGTTTTCGAGTGATTATTTTCAGAACTGTTCTCGGATTCATGCATAGGCCTATGAGTATACCTGCATACTATGGTGAATTAATTAAAAgatacaaagaaatcaaaacattcAACTTACgacagttgtaaaaaaaaaaaagcaccCCACAAATGAATCCACAAACCACATCAGGACCAAATCTTGCTATGATACTATGTAAATAGGCCTAACTCCAAACAAAGCTAGCTTATTGGGAGGAGGTTTTCCAACACTATAAGACACACTAAACATTGTTACTTTACCGATGTGGGATTCCAAGTATGCTAAACGCTTTTGGCCTTGGCCGGAATACATGTAAAAGACCTTAATGTACATGATCTTTATCGGCCATGTACAATGTGGTCTTTTTTCACATGCATTCTTGGCCATTCTGACGAAATTTTCCATCCATTTAGCAGGACGTCCGGACTGATGATAGACATGTGATTCTAAAACAATTGTCAATAGTTAAGAAAGATGAACAAAAAAAACTCACCGTGTAAAAAGTTGAGGAATCGGAAGGCCTAAGGGTACACCTATCTTCAATGACGTCATTCTCAACTGCATTGGGATGAGATATTGTCAAGGAAAGATCTAATGGGGAAGAATCAAAAATTTTTGAGCTAATGTTTGAAGAAATGTGATTACTAGATGCTCCTGTTAAATAGATGGTTGTTGTAATAGTGTTGGCAACAACATCACGTGCCTCATTAGCATCCCCTCTTTGCGTTATTGGTTCACTTGTTGCCGTATTGGCTTCTATGCAGATGCCCACATAAGATCCTATCCATCAATGAATTTCAAAA encodes the following:
- the LOC139885202 gene encoding two-component response regulator-like APRR5; the protein is MSIQDSIGTVYKCMMRGAADYLVKPIRRNELRNLWQHVWRRRSLTFCGSAPQDESVTKRKAEATDENNNSGGSMGCLQTNKDYIEKGSDEQVASCSSLALAQNQTYQLRVPQSKSSKILSLPTLEKSSPNSINVQSCEAYSSLGEGSYVGICIEANTATSEPITQRGDANELRMTSLKIGVPLGLPIPQLFTRYTHRPMHESENSSENNHSKTVGDTKSDARDRTISAKSGLSFGIGISNQSVVATSSMKQRVVPVQVKSVRFNNSYDHFRQSNKNHYHVLEEANDRGQVSCTTDRSTTSSSGNGGLSHLGNGSASGSNGNETEESCFSSSGNGLRSILREAALKKFHMKRKDRCSSSQIRYESRKKLAEQRPRVKGQFLRQANIGSPPIENDNLCDA
- the LOC139885194 gene encoding caffeic acid 3-O-methyltransferase 1, which produces MGSTTTGETQMTPSQVSDEEANLFAMQLASASVLPMVLKSAIELDLLEIMAKAGPGAFLSPSDIASHLPTTNPDAPIMLDRMLRLLASYSVLTCSLKDLPDGKVERLYGLAPVCKFLTKNEDGVSISALNLMNQDKVLMESWYYLKDAVLEGGIPFNKAHGMTSFDYHGKDLRFNKVFNKGMSDHSTITMKKILESYKGFEGLTSVVDVGGGTGAVLSMIISKYPSTKGINFDLPHVIEDAPSLPGVDHVGGDMFVSVPKGDAVFMKWICHDWSDEHCLKFLKNCYDALPENGKVIVAECILPVYPDTSLATKGVVHIDVIMLAHNPGGKERTQKEFEALAKGAGFQGFQVKCCAFNTYVMEFLKKA